In one Acidimicrobium ferrooxidans DSM 10331 genomic region, the following are encoded:
- a CDS encoding metallophosphoesterase, whose amino-acid sequence MSRRWWTSDLHLGHAGILAHTQRPYGDTETMNVDLIERWNERVDPADEVYILGDLAMGPVAEMLELVELFNGTKFLVPGNHDKCWEGLRRKQKNQVDRWRRSYEAAGLTVLDGELALQLGHVEVVVSHFPYEGDSQEVERFPALRPKDRGAWLLHGHVHEKWRQHGRMINVGVDAWGGYPVAESDLVALIAAGPRELPRLPWRR is encoded by the coding sequence ATGAGTCGGCGGTGGTGGACCTCAGATCTGCACCTCGGTCATGCGGGAATCCTCGCTCATACACAGCGCCCCTATGGCGATACCGAGACGATGAATGTCGACCTCATCGAGCGCTGGAACGAGCGCGTTGATCCTGCGGACGAGGTCTACATCCTCGGCGACCTCGCCATGGGTCCAGTAGCGGAGATGCTTGAGTTGGTCGAGCTCTTCAATGGCACGAAGTTTCTCGTTCCAGGGAACCATGACAAGTGCTGGGAGGGCTTGCGAAGGAAGCAGAAGAACCAGGTCGATCGGTGGCGTCGTAGCTACGAGGCTGCAGGCTTGACGGTCCTCGATGGCGAGCTTGCGCTGCAGCTTGGGCATGTGGAGGTGGTCGTATCCCACTTCCCATACGAAGGCGATAGTCAAGAGGTGGAACGCTTCCCAGCGTTGCGTCCGAAGGATCGAGGGGCCTGGCTCCTGCACGGTCATGTCCATGAGAAGTGGCGACAGCACGGGAGGATGATCAACGTCGGCGTCGATGCATGGGGTGGTTACCCTGTCGCCGAGTCTGACCTCGTCGCACTCATCGCGGCCGGACCCCGTGAGCTGCCGCGGCTCCCATGGCGGCGTTGA
- a CDS encoding peptidyl-prolyl cis-trans isomerase — protein sequence MHRRWFGLIPLAGAVVLASCGSASVAATVGNRTLTTSQLEAELADVAANKAFVSELVASHEPVWGPHDQSYTALFVDNILSRRITIMRVQAALGRMHVQPSAVATSLGTALAEQSAGGQTVFSGFPRSYQQRLIRDSVDIVELEAALGHVSLTTSGVQAYYRAHPADFESYCGSEILVGTPTEAEAVVAKLHKGQSFAAVAKSSSTQNAAGGGALGCGTEGQYASSFGSGVATSVTSLPVGTPSGVVQVPNGFAVFEITSRSEIPFSQAELLAADTMVSHGQTLLNDYLARTVHTANIHVNRALGRIVVQKGVLSVVPTVPKGAALARQIVTPERVG from the coding sequence GTGCATCGTCGCTGGTTCGGACTCATCCCACTCGCCGGGGCCGTGGTGCTCGCGAGCTGTGGTTCCGCGAGCGTCGCGGCGACGGTCGGGAACCGTACGCTGACGACGTCGCAGCTCGAAGCGGAGCTCGCGGACGTCGCTGCGAACAAGGCGTTCGTGAGCGAACTCGTCGCGAGCCACGAGCCGGTGTGGGGTCCCCATGACCAGAGCTACACCGCGCTCTTCGTGGACAACATCCTCTCTCGACGGATCACGATCATGCGGGTCCAGGCAGCGCTCGGGCGGATGCACGTCCAGCCGAGCGCTGTCGCAACGAGCCTTGGCACGGCCCTGGCGGAGCAGTCCGCTGGCGGTCAAACCGTCTTCAGTGGCTTTCCGCGCTCCTATCAGCAACGCCTCATCCGCGACAGCGTCGACATCGTCGAGCTCGAGGCGGCGCTCGGCCACGTGAGCTTGACCACGAGTGGCGTCCAGGCGTACTACCGCGCGCACCCGGCTGATTTCGAGAGCTACTGCGGATCGGAGATCCTGGTCGGTACGCCTACGGAAGCCGAAGCGGTGGTTGCGAAGCTGCACAAGGGTCAGTCGTTCGCTGCCGTGGCGAAGTCGTCGTCGACCCAGAACGCCGCTGGCGGTGGCGCGCTCGGCTGCGGGACCGAGGGCCAGTACGCATCCAGCTTCGGATCAGGGGTTGCGACCTCGGTGACGAGCCTTCCTGTGGGTACGCCATCAGGGGTCGTACAGGTGCCCAACGGGTTTGCTGTGTTCGAGATCACCTCTCGCAGCGAGATACCGTTCTCGCAGGCCGAGCTCCTCGCGGCCGACACCATGGTGAGTCACGGTCAGACGCTCCTCAACGACTACCTGGCGCGCACCGTTCACACGGCCAACATCCACGTGAATCGGGCCCTTGGTCGGATCGTGGTCCAGAAGGGAGTGCTCAGCGTGGTGCCCACCGTGCCGAAGGGTGCGGCGCTCGCACGCCAGATCGTGACGCCCGAACGGGTTGGCTGA
- the mfd gene encoding transcription-repair coupling factor has product MASIDPHEAPLAALVEELAATVEDPPALSAAGVALAWHRLAPRRMVVVAEGDREAEAIANDLRWWLPRIPVALLPPWDTLPFERVVPSMGTTAARLRALASIVDPPDEGIVVVTTVRAALTKLVASAARLERLIVARGDELVRDELITWLEDAGYVREPQVSAAGEYAVRGSIVDVADPGLASPVRIDLFGDEVDRLAFFDPTTQRSVGDLERVELFPAREVRIDTDLAKQLEALAARVPAVADRVEAVLAGREPPEPLVPLVLGDVAPTVLDIVDEADLVLVPAKGMDAVIADRLVAEERSIREALAPTWGLEADALGSVSLMAEPERLRAVRARLVSADPAGFGARLGVSHRDLAGVFGRIRSARRDGVHVVVATHGSERARHVAQRLGEEGIDVQLASVATCLEGHGVRVAAGLDLVESVELEPASLVVIADASLVRPTAPRASVPTRTTGGLSFDDLVEGSFVVHEAYGVARYRGLVRQVVDGVSREYLELEFASADRIFLPFEHLALVAPYVGSEEPRLTRLRGGDWQRQVHRARRAAQEVAQELVVLYQRRLAATGSSITPDPVLLSEFAERFPYELTRDQERTIAEVLADLAKPVPMDRLVCGDVGFGKTEIALRAAFAVASEGRQVLVLAPTTLLAAQHAEVFRERFEGTPIRVGMLSRLSTAREAASIRAELASGELDVCIATHAALGASTRFARLGLLVIDEEQRFGVRHKEQLKEAFPGVDVLVLSATPIPRSLELSLVGIRDLSVLRTAPVDRHPILTHVGPFDPAVVTEAIRRELLREGQVFFVHNRVRDIEASARLVADLVPEARVLVAHGQLPPAALERTMAQFWHGEADVLVATTIVENGIDLARANTLIVDRAEQLGLAQLHQLRGRVGRSGRQAYAYLLTSTTGGISDIALERLRTVAENTDLGAGYRIAMRDLELRGAGTVLGMRQSGHVSEVGYELYVRLVAEEVARMDGVEEPTPDREVALDVPVSALLAEDYVAEAETRMDLYRRLARARSQAEFDQFLEELRDRFGPPPAEALALVSLAKARRRLATLGADHALVRRNPRSARLELVVGPLQPSVATRLRLERRLHGVVSRGDDLAVPLARREDALGRLEALLEILEGAPSPGVGSPQ; this is encoded by the coding sequence GTGGCGTCGATCGATCCGCATGAGGCGCCGCTCGCCGCGCTCGTCGAAGAGCTCGCGGCGACGGTGGAAGATCCGCCGGCCCTGAGCGCGGCTGGCGTCGCCCTCGCCTGGCACCGACTCGCTCCGCGACGGATGGTCGTCGTGGCCGAGGGTGATCGAGAAGCCGAGGCCATCGCCAACGATCTGCGGTGGTGGCTGCCTCGGATCCCTGTCGCGCTGTTGCCACCGTGGGATACCTTGCCGTTCGAGCGCGTGGTTCCGAGCATGGGCACGACCGCAGCGCGTCTGCGAGCGCTCGCGTCCATCGTCGATCCGCCTGACGAGGGCATCGTCGTGGTCACGACCGTGCGAGCCGCCTTGACGAAGCTCGTCGCCTCCGCGGCGCGCCTGGAGCGTCTGATCGTGGCGCGAGGTGATGAGCTCGTCCGTGACGAGCTCATCACTTGGCTCGAGGACGCTGGCTACGTGCGTGAGCCTCAGGTCTCGGCCGCGGGTGAGTACGCGGTGCGCGGATCGATCGTCGACGTCGCCGACCCGGGCTTGGCGTCGCCGGTGCGGATCGACCTGTTCGGAGACGAGGTGGATCGGCTCGCTTTCTTCGATCCGACGACGCAGCGCTCGGTCGGCGACCTCGAGCGCGTCGAGCTCTTCCCGGCTCGCGAAGTTCGGATCGACACCGACCTCGCCAAGCAACTCGAGGCCCTGGCTGCACGCGTTCCAGCGGTGGCCGATCGGGTGGAGGCCGTGCTCGCGGGTCGAGAGCCCCCTGAGCCGCTCGTGCCACTCGTGCTCGGCGATGTCGCACCGACGGTCCTCGACATCGTCGACGAGGCCGACCTCGTTCTCGTCCCGGCGAAGGGTATGGACGCGGTCATCGCCGATCGCCTCGTCGCTGAGGAGCGCTCCATTCGGGAGGCGCTCGCTCCGACCTGGGGACTCGAGGCTGACGCGCTCGGGTCGGTCAGTCTCATGGCCGAGCCGGAACGGCTGCGCGCAGTGCGCGCCCGCCTCGTATCGGCAGATCCAGCCGGCTTTGGTGCTCGCCTCGGTGTGAGCCATCGCGACCTCGCAGGGGTGTTCGGTCGCATTCGGAGTGCGCGGCGCGACGGAGTTCACGTCGTCGTCGCCACGCATGGCTCGGAACGTGCACGTCATGTCGCCCAACGCCTTGGCGAGGAGGGCATCGACGTGCAGCTGGCCTCGGTCGCCACCTGCCTCGAGGGTCACGGCGTTCGAGTGGCCGCGGGGCTCGACCTCGTCGAGAGCGTCGAGCTCGAGCCGGCATCGTTGGTGGTGATCGCGGATGCGAGTCTCGTACGGCCGACGGCTCCTCGCGCTTCGGTGCCCACCCGTACGACCGGGGGTCTGAGCTTCGACGACCTCGTCGAGGGCAGCTTCGTCGTCCACGAGGCCTACGGCGTCGCGCGCTATCGGGGCCTCGTGCGCCAGGTGGTCGATGGCGTCTCGCGGGAGTACCTCGAGCTCGAGTTCGCGAGCGCGGATCGGATCTTCCTTCCGTTCGAGCATCTCGCGCTCGTTGCCCCCTACGTCGGCTCCGAGGAGCCTCGCCTCACCCGTCTGCGAGGCGGAGACTGGCAGCGTCAGGTCCATCGTGCTCGTCGCGCGGCGCAGGAGGTCGCCCAGGAGCTGGTGGTGCTCTATCAGCGTCGCTTGGCCGCGACCGGTTCGAGCATCACGCCGGACCCGGTGCTGCTCTCGGAGTTCGCCGAACGGTTCCCCTATGAGCTCACGCGTGATCAGGAGCGCACCATTGCCGAGGTGCTCGCTGATCTCGCCAAGCCGGTGCCGATGGATCGCCTCGTCTGTGGCGACGTGGGCTTCGGGAAGACCGAGATCGCGCTGCGCGCCGCGTTCGCCGTGGCATCCGAGGGCCGTCAGGTGCTCGTCCTCGCGCCGACGACCCTGCTCGCTGCCCAGCATGCGGAGGTGTTCCGGGAGCGCTTCGAGGGCACGCCGATTCGCGTGGGCATGCTCTCGCGCCTCAGCACGGCTCGTGAGGCTGCGAGCATCCGCGCCGAGCTCGCAAGTGGCGAGCTCGACGTGTGCATCGCGACGCACGCTGCGCTCGGCGCGTCGACTCGGTTCGCCAGGCTCGGGCTCCTCGTGATCGACGAGGAGCAGCGCTTCGGGGTCCGACACAAGGAGCAGCTCAAGGAGGCGTTCCCCGGCGTCGACGTGCTCGTGCTCTCGGCCACCCCGATCCCGCGCAGCCTCGAACTGTCGCTCGTGGGCATCAGGGATCTGTCCGTGCTGCGGACCGCGCCCGTCGATCGCCATCCGATCCTCACGCACGTCGGGCCCTTCGATCCCGCGGTCGTGACCGAGGCCATCCGTCGGGAACTCCTACGCGAAGGTCAAGTGTTCTTCGTGCACAACCGCGTGCGCGACATCGAGGCCTCGGCCCGTCTGGTCGCCGACCTCGTCCCCGAGGCCAGGGTGCTCGTGGCGCACGGGCAACTACCGCCCGCTGCGCTCGAGCGGACGATGGCCCAGTTCTGGCACGGAGAGGCCGACGTGCTCGTCGCCACCACGATCGTCGAGAACGGGATCGACCTCGCGCGTGCGAACACCCTGATCGTCGACCGTGCCGAGCAGCTCGGCCTCGCCCAGCTCCACCAGCTTCGCGGGCGCGTCGGGCGCTCCGGGCGGCAGGCGTATGCCTACCTGCTCACCTCGACCACCGGCGGGATCTCCGACATCGCCCTCGAGCGACTGCGGACGGTGGCAGAGAACACCGACCTCGGGGCGGGTTACCGGATCGCGATGCGAGATCTCGAACTTCGCGGGGCGGGCACGGTGCTCGGCATGCGACAGTCGGGACACGTCAGCGAGGTCGGCTACGAGCTGTACGTGCGGCTCGTCGCGGAAGAGGTGGCGCGCATGGACGGCGTCGAGGAGCCGACGCCCGATCGGGAGGTGGCGCTCGACGTGCCGGTATCGGCGCTGCTCGCCGAGGACTACGTTGCCGAAGCCGAGACTCGGATGGACCTCTACCGGCGTCTCGCGAGGGCGCGGAGCCAGGCGGAGTTCGATCAGTTCCTTGAAGAGCTGCGCGATCGCTTCGGGCCGCCGCCGGCCGAAGCGCTCGCCTTGGTGTCCCTCGCGAAGGCACGGCGTCGGCTTGCGACCCTCGGTGCCGATCATGCGCTCGTTCGGCGCAACCCACGCAGCGCACGACTCGAGCTCGTCGTCGGTCCGCTCCAGCCGTCGGTGGCGACCCGGCTGCGTCTAGAGCGTCGGCTCCATGGCGTCGTGAGTCGTGGCGACGACCTTGCGGTTCCCCTTGCGCGCCGGGAGGACGCGCTTGGACGTCTCGAGGCACTGCTGGAGATCCTCGAAGGCGCGCCATCGCCTGGAGTAGGTTCTCCCCAGTAG
- a CDS encoding sugar phosphate nucleotidyltransferase, producing the protein MRYGVVLAAGKGTRMRSDRPKPLVEVCGLSMVGHVLAALGDLDDLSRIVVVVGHEAEAVEAEVQRHAPSGVEVVTAYQFDQRGTGDAVRVALTRLPDLLPGVGSSGAEVVVVPSDAPLLTATSLRALLATHAAQGNAATVLTMELDDPSGYGRILRARDGKVRAIVEQADLDDDRGEATREVNTGVYVFDLAVLPSALRLLAPTNRQREYYLTDSIALLAESGYRVGTLVLDDPTEALGVNDRLQLADVAERMRARIVRRLLHEGVQIQHPSTVTVDARVRVAEGVVIEPQVALLGATRIEANALIGAHSRLVDTVVGQGAQLRAVDACCATIGEWATVGPFSVLETGAVVEPKGTVPPFARLP; encoded by the coding sequence ATGCGCTACGGCGTTGTGCTCGCCGCCGGCAAGGGGACTCGCATGCGGTCGGACCGCCCGAAGCCGCTCGTCGAGGTGTGCGGTCTCAGCATGGTCGGCCACGTGCTCGCTGCGCTGGGCGACCTTGATGATCTGTCGCGCATCGTCGTGGTCGTCGGTCACGAGGCCGAGGCCGTCGAGGCAGAGGTGCAGCGACATGCTCCGAGCGGCGTCGAGGTCGTGACGGCCTATCAGTTCGACCAACGCGGGACCGGTGACGCGGTTCGGGTCGCGCTCACCCGTTTGCCGGATCTCCTGCCTGGTGTCGGCTCCAGCGGTGCCGAGGTGGTGGTCGTGCCGTCCGACGCGCCGCTGCTGACGGCGACGTCGCTGAGGGCCTTGCTCGCAACCCACGCAGCCCAAGGCAACGCGGCGACGGTGTTGACGATGGAGCTCGACGATCCATCGGGCTATGGCCGAATCCTGCGGGCCCGAGACGGGAAGGTGCGCGCCATCGTCGAGCAGGCCGACCTCGACGATGATCGGGGCGAGGCCACCCGCGAAGTCAACACGGGCGTCTACGTCTTCGATCTCGCTGTGCTCCCCTCGGCGTTGCGGCTCCTCGCGCCGACCAATCGCCAGCGGGAGTACTACCTGACCGACTCGATCGCCCTGCTCGCCGAGTCGGGCTATCGGGTCGGGACGCTCGTGTTGGATGACCCGACCGAAGCGCTCGGCGTCAACGATCGGCTGCAGCTCGCCGACGTCGCCGAGCGCATGCGGGCGCGCATCGTACGTCGTCTCCTGCACGAGGGTGTCCAGATTCAGCACCCCTCCACCGTGACCGTCGACGCCCGCGTGCGCGTGGCCGAGGGCGTGGTCATCGAACCGCAGGTCGCCTTGCTCGGAGCGACACGGATCGAGGCCAATGCCCTCATCGGCGCTCATTCTCGTCTCGTCGACACCGTGGTGGGCCAGGGCGCCCAGCTCCGGGCGGTGGATGCGTGCTGTGCGACGATTGGAGAGTGGGCCACCGTGGGCCCCTTCAGCGTGCTCGAGACTGGAGCGGTCGTCGAACCGAAGGGTACGGTTCCGCCGTTCGCGCGCCTGCCCTAG
- a CDS encoding glycoside hydrolase, with translation MRDVGRRAVVGSLVRAVVSVTTAVAAGVAIVAGANVLAPPPASPSSPPRQPLVVADVGPRPSHTLVGIGASGAWWSRPVAALGSATIAQVGRLLYSSRGLELSQFRFNIGGGGVGVTTWWKAPPSFYQANGTFDFHADPQGVLFARQAASWGVRDLVGFVNAAPPQFTSNHRSCGGTLLAGDVAAYADELALTVAGLWRVDHVKLRYVSPMNEPVGSQAACRQEGMAVPVAERGPLVVDLARDLARVAPWARVIADESSYATQLLRQAPRWLTYPGVRASLAALAVHGYDYPSRAVLHQVALLGRRWGVPIWDTEICCYDGEGFGYQYDPTMTSGLWLAQTIYNDLMVENASVFDWWLALSPDLGCSPAADPGCFRDINPLGRNDGLIYFDLNGARDGDHTLYLTKRYDVLGQFSRYLRPGMGLVPVTTSDARVEMLAGRAPGRLVLIAINLTAPGSAPLPLEVQLPPGLDGVQAMGAVVTNPTKSLQPTALPDVDAHSVVALLTPDSVTTYVVRTARS, from the coding sequence ATGCGTGACGTGGGTCGGCGGGCGGTCGTAGGGAGCCTGGTCCGAGCCGTCGTGTCCGTCACCACGGCCGTCGCGGCCGGGGTTGCCATCGTCGCTGGCGCGAACGTGCTCGCTCCGCCGCCCGCCTCGCCGTCGTCGCCGCCGCGCCAGCCGCTCGTCGTCGCAGACGTGGGGCCACGTCCAAGCCACACGCTGGTCGGGATCGGGGCGAGTGGCGCCTGGTGGTCGCGACCGGTCGCAGCGCTCGGCTCCGCCACGATCGCGCAGGTGGGCCGGCTGCTCTACTCGTCGCGCGGGTTGGAGCTGTCGCAGTTCCGCTTCAACATCGGCGGCGGCGGCGTGGGTGTGACGACGTGGTGGAAGGCGCCGCCGAGCTTCTACCAAGCCAACGGTACGTTCGACTTCCACGCCGATCCCCAGGGGGTGCTCTTTGCCCGTCAAGCGGCCTCGTGGGGGGTGCGCGATCTTGTGGGGTTCGTCAACGCAGCACCCCCGCAGTTCACATCGAACCACCGCAGCTGCGGCGGTACGCTCCTCGCTGGCGATGTCGCTGCGTACGCGGACGAGCTCGCGCTGACCGTGGCGGGTCTGTGGCGCGTCGACCACGTCAAGCTGCGCTACGTGTCGCCCATGAACGAGCCGGTGGGTTCGCAAGCGGCCTGTCGCCAAGAGGGAATGGCTGTTCCGGTGGCAGAGCGTGGTCCGCTCGTCGTGGACCTCGCGCGCGATCTGGCGCGTGTTGCGCCGTGGGCGCGCGTGATCGCCGACGAGTCCTCCTACGCCACGCAACTGCTCCGGCAGGCGCCACGGTGGCTGACGTATCCGGGCGTGCGTGCCTCGCTCGCCGCCCTCGCGGTCCATGGCTACGACTACCCCTCGCGGGCGGTGCTCCACCAGGTCGCGTTGCTCGGACGTCGATGGGGCGTGCCGATCTGGGACACGGAGATCTGCTGCTATGACGGGGAGGGGTTCGGCTACCAGTACGACCCAACCATGACGTCGGGCCTCTGGCTCGCCCAGACGATCTACAACGACCTCATGGTCGAGAACGCCTCGGTGTTCGACTGGTGGCTGGCACTCTCACCGGATCTCGGCTGCAGTCCTGCGGCCGACCCTGGGTGCTTTCGAGACATCAACCCACTCGGGCGCAACGACGGACTCATCTACTTCGACCTGAACGGTGCACGCGACGGCGACCACACGCTCTACCTGACCAAGCGCTACGACGTGCTGGGACAGTTCTCTCGCTACCTCCGTCCGGGCATGGGTCTCGTGCCGGTGACGACGTCGGATGCGCGGGTGGAGATGCTCGCGGGGCGTGCACCTGGGCGTCTCGTACTGATCGCCATCAACTTGACCGCCCCTGGCTCAGCCCCCTTGCCTCTCGAGGTGCAGCTTCCCCCGGGACTTGACGGGGTCCAGGCCATGGGCGCGGTGGTGACGAATCCGACCAAGTCGCTCCAGCCGACGGCGCTGCCGGACGTCGACGCGCACAGCGTGGTGGCGCTGCTCACGCCCGATTCGGTGACGACCTACGTGGTGCGGACTGCCCGAAGCTAG
- the pth gene encoding aminoacyl-tRNA hydrolase, protein MIVVGLGNPGARYRFTRHNAGALTVDLLARRLDVRLTPGHRSIVGSGRLGDHRAVLAVPQTYMNDSGAAVGAVLRYFHADPVTQLVVVHDELDLVLGRVQLKYGGGLAGHNGLRSIVAHIGTRDFWRVRIGIGRPAGRQAVVDWVLTEVRGPERTSFDVGVERGADAVVDLVSLGPERAMTTYNARGVDRSA, encoded by the coding sequence ATCATCGTCGTTGGTCTCGGGAACCCTGGCGCTCGTTACCGCTTCACTCGCCACAACGCAGGCGCGCTGACCGTCGATCTGCTCGCTCGACGCCTCGACGTGAGGTTGACGCCGGGTCACCGCTCGATCGTCGGCAGTGGGCGACTTGGCGATCACCGAGCGGTGCTCGCAGTGCCCCAGACCTACATGAATGACTCAGGTGCCGCCGTTGGGGCGGTGCTGCGCTACTTCCACGCTGACCCTGTGACGCAGCTGGTCGTGGTTCACGACGAGCTCGATCTCGTGCTCGGTCGCGTACAGCTCAAGTACGGGGGCGGGCTCGCTGGCCACAACGGCCTGCGCTCCATCGTCGCCCACATCGGCACGCGAGACTTCTGGCGCGTGCGTATTGGCATCGGACGCCCGGCCGGCCGTCAGGCCGTCGTCGATTGGGTCCTCACCGAGGTACGCGGCCCGGAGCGGACCTCCTTCGACGTCGGTGTCGAGCGGGGTGCCGATGCCGTCGTCGATCTCGTGTCGCTTGGTCCGGAGCGCGCCATGACCACCTACAACGCCCGTGGCGTCGATCGATCCGCATGA
- a CDS encoding ribose-phosphate diphosphokinase: MELVPRKRLALFSGRSHPQLAREVAEHLDVELGAITLREFSDGEIYSRFDQSVRGKDIFVIQSHAGPVNDAIFEQLIMVDAAKRASAKRITAVCPYYGYSRQDRKASGREPITAKLVADMLHAAGADRIIAVDLHSGQIQGFFDGPVDHLTASQVLVEYLRAFAPRDAVIVAPDAGRVKVAERFAQRLGAGLALVHKSRPKGTANVVTALEVVGDVAGRHCVIVDDLIDTAGTVTAAAELLRSRGADEIWVMATHAVLSGPAPKRLMDAPISRVVVTNTLPVPPERAIAKLEVVSIAKVIADAIAAVFEDGSVSELFQGENLS; the protein is encoded by the coding sequence ATGGAGCTCGTCCCCCGCAAGCGACTCGCCCTGTTCTCGGGACGTTCGCATCCGCAGCTTGCCCGGGAGGTCGCCGAGCACCTCGACGTCGAGTTGGGCGCGATCACGCTGCGGGAGTTTTCCGATGGCGAGATCTACTCCCGATTCGACCAGTCCGTCCGAGGCAAGGACATCTTCGTCATCCAAAGCCACGCTGGGCCTGTCAACGACGCAATCTTCGAGCAGCTCATCATGGTGGACGCTGCGAAGCGTGCCTCGGCGAAGCGCATCACTGCGGTCTGCCCGTACTACGGATACTCGCGCCAGGACCGCAAGGCATCGGGTCGCGAGCCGATCACCGCCAAGTTGGTCGCCGACATGCTGCACGCAGCGGGAGCCGATCGCATCATCGCCGTCGACCTGCATTCGGGTCAGATTCAGGGCTTCTTCGATGGGCCGGTCGATCATCTCACGGCCAGTCAGGTGCTGGTGGAGTACCTCCGTGCGTTCGCTCCTCGTGACGCGGTCATCGTCGCTCCCGATGCCGGTCGTGTGAAGGTTGCCGAGCGGTTTGCACAGCGCCTCGGCGCTGGACTGGCGTTGGTCCACAAGAGCCGCCCCAAGGGAACGGCCAACGTCGTGACGGCCCTCGAGGTCGTGGGCGACGTGGCGGGTCGTCACTGCGTGATCGTGGACGATCTGATCGACACAGCGGGCACGGTCACGGCCGCGGCGGAACTGCTTCGCTCGCGCGGAGCTGATGAGATCTGGGTTATGGCGACCCACGCCGTGCTCTCGGGCCCCGCGCCCAAGCGGCTCATGGACGCGCCCATCTCGCGCGTCGTGGTCACGAACACCCTGCCGGTTCCACCCGAACGAGCCATCGCCAAGCTCGAGGTGGTCTCGATCGCGAAGGTCATCGCCGACGCGATCGCCGCCGTCTTCGAGGATGGGTCGGTGTCGGAGCTGTTCCAGGGGGAGAACCTCTCCTAG
- a CDS encoding 50S ribosomal protein L25, which translates to MVKVVAERRDARGSAAARRLRRAGKVPGIVYGAGLTEPVAVTLDRHGFLTALGQHAVVGQLLDIEIDGEVRTVKLQAVVRHPVRRELSHLDFLAVGASETVEVQVPLEAGEGVRLVVGLVAVSGTPTSVPSSIHVGADLLADGSVTAGALPLPAGVSLVEAPETVVATVEEA; encoded by the coding sequence ATGGTGAAGGTGGTCGCCGAGCGACGCGATGCTCGTGGCTCGGCCGCGGCACGTCGTCTGCGTCGAGCGGGCAAGGTACCCGGGATCGTCTACGGGGCCGGGCTCACTGAGCCAGTTGCGGTCACGCTGGACCGGCATGGCTTCCTCACGGCGCTCGGTCAGCACGCGGTCGTCGGCCAACTGCTCGACATCGAGATCGACGGTGAGGTCCGAACGGTCAAGCTCCAGGCTGTCGTTCGACACCCCGTCCGACGGGAACTCTCTCACCTCGATTTTCTTGCGGTCGGTGCGTCGGAGACGGTCGAGGTGCAGGTCCCGCTCGAGGCGGGCGAGGGAGTACGGCTGGTCGTGGGTCTCGTGGCGGTGTCCGGCACCCCGACATCGGTGCCGTCGTCGATTCACGTCGGCGCCGACCTGCTCGCCGATGGCTCCGTGACGGCGGGGGCACTCCCACTTCCGGCTGGGGTGAGCCTCGTGGAGGCGCCGGAGACGGTGGTGGCGACGGTCGAGGAGGCCTGA